One segment of Paenibacillus pabuli DNA contains the following:
- a CDS encoding Na-translocating system protein MpsC family protein — MELLDSNESKKKMCQYYNEISKELFGFGTTLLRVTVDQNIVTFFAKHRRSPRSDALEGEAPGLKLEVDFRMSVLYKKKFREKLEQHMGLPIEAVLRDYDASTQWAITNIILEQA; from the coding sequence ATGGAACTGCTGGACAGTAATGAAAGCAAGAAAAAGATGTGCCAGTATTACAACGAAATTTCGAAGGAACTATTCGGCTTCGGTACCACTCTCCTGAGAGTGACCGTGGATCAGAATATTGTGACCTTCTTTGCCAAGCACCGACGTTCGCCACGCTCTGACGCCCTGGAAGGGGAGGCCCCCGGCTTAAAGCTGGAAGTGGACTTCCGCATGTCTGTCTTATATAAGAAGAAATTCCGGGAGAAGCTCGAGCAGCACATGGGTTTGCCAATTGAAGCTGTACTAAGGGATTACGATGCGTCCACGCAGTGGGCCATTACGAATATCATTCTGGAACAGGCATAA
- a CDS encoding DUF3105 domain-containing protein, with product MNHDMNHMQMNHEAGTSYLWLIVGAVLLLLSIVAYILASRTQGKVLSHMKKEERATIKKKSRSIRLAAHALLGVSVIILILFFTQGAFDKYDVADLNANANIEVTDDPYYGAEHTEEPIDYDMAIPTSGPHNPHDIKFGFYTDFPGYPYLVHNLEHGDIIIYYRENASDELKEHLKYLTKFREAGSGILAVPNKDIPEGSEVVVTAWTKTMKLDTFDDAKVGTFINRYINQGPEKIPPSIRQGGGTM from the coding sequence ATGAATCACGATATGAATCACATGCAAATGAACCACGAGGCAGGAACATCTTATCTGTGGCTCATTGTAGGGGCAGTCCTGCTGCTGCTATCCATCGTAGCTTATATCCTTGCTTCACGTACACAAGGCAAGGTACTAAGTCATATGAAGAAAGAGGAACGAGCCACCATCAAGAAGAAAAGCCGATCCATCCGGCTGGCTGCACACGCATTACTCGGTGTCTCCGTCATAATCCTTATTCTTTTCTTCACACAAGGCGCATTCGACAAATATGACGTGGCTGATCTTAACGCTAACGCCAACATTGAAGTCACGGATGACCCTTACTATGGTGCAGAGCATACGGAAGAGCCTATCGATTACGACATGGCCATTCCTACTTCAGGTCCCCATAATCCACATGATATCAAGTTTGGCTTTTACACCGATTTCCCGGGGTATCCTTATCTTGTTCACAATCTGGAGCATGGCGATATCATCATCTATTATCGTGAGAATGCCAGTGACGAGTTGAAGGAACACCTGAAATATCTGACCAAGTTCCGTGAGGCTGGATCCGGCATTCTTGCTGTACCCAACAAGGATATTCCAGAGGGCAGTGAAGTCGTCGTGACTGCCTGGACAAAAACGATGAAGCTGGACACCTTCGACGATGCCAAAGTCGGTACATTTATTAACCGGTATATTAACCAGGGACCCGAGAAAATCCCTCCTTCCATCCGCCAGGGTGGCGGCACCATGTAA
- a CDS encoding nucleoside hydrolase, protein MTNQLNVYFNHDGGVDDLVSLFMLLQMDNVKVTGVSVIPADGYLEPATDASRKIIDRFGTYSVEVSKSNSRGKNPFPAAWRLHSFYVDALPILNESGKMEAPLSAVPAHQHLIEKVRNTEGKTLLLFTGPLTDLARALDEAPDIEEKIDKLVWMGGTFEKGNVEEPEHDGTAEWNVFWDPEAAYRVWESGIQIDLVALESTNKVPLTPAVRNRWAAERRFEGVDFLGNCYAGCPPLVYSETNSTYYLWDVLTTASVGREDIVKKKTVNCIVIPDGPSQGRTVEQADGRPVQLVYDTDPDAFFTYMTDLGKKAAPQRY, encoded by the coding sequence ATGACGAACCAACTTAACGTGTATTTTAACCATGACGGCGGCGTGGATGACCTCGTATCGCTGTTTATGCTTCTGCAGATGGACAATGTAAAAGTGACAGGTGTATCGGTTATTCCGGCAGACGGATATCTGGAGCCAGCGACAGATGCCAGCCGTAAAATTATTGATCGCTTCGGTACATATTCCGTAGAAGTATCGAAATCCAATTCCAGAGGCAAGAATCCATTTCCTGCAGCGTGGAGATTGCACTCCTTTTATGTAGATGCACTGCCTATATTGAACGAATCTGGCAAAATGGAAGCTCCATTGTCAGCTGTTCCGGCTCACCAGCACCTGATTGAGAAGGTTCGTAACACAGAAGGCAAAACACTTCTTCTGTTTACCGGCCCACTTACAGACCTCGCACGTGCACTTGACGAAGCACCAGACATTGAAGAGAAAATCGACAAGCTGGTATGGATGGGCGGTACGTTTGAAAAAGGAAACGTGGAAGAGCCTGAGCATGACGGTACAGCCGAATGGAACGTCTTCTGGGATCCGGAAGCAGCTTATCGCGTATGGGAGAGCGGCATCCAGATTGACCTGGTTGCACTGGAAAGCACGAACAAAGTACCTCTTACACCTGCTGTTCGTAATCGCTGGGCAGCAGAGCGCCGCTTCGAAGGTGTGGATTTCCTCGGAAACTGTTATGCAGGATGCCCGCCACTGGTGTATAGCGAAACGAATTCCACGTATTATCTGTGGGACGTGCTGACAACGGCTTCCGTTGGGCGCGAAGATATCGTGAAGAAGAAAACCGTGAATTGCATCGTAATTCCGGATGGTCCTAGCCAAGGACGTACGGTAGAGCAAGCAGACGGACGTCCAGTACAACTGGTGTACGATACGGATCCGGATGCATTCTTCACGTATATGACCGATCTGGGTAAAAAGGCTGCTCCGCAGCGCTACTAA
- a CDS encoding MMPL family transporter, whose product MQEGSGYGRWVAGKRTKWITLLVWIIIAVVLGVLWPAVGERETNNAQDLSDSKPSVQAAAIAQREFPGGEGLPALIVWHQAGGLTDQQIEQIQALTERLDQDPVEQQQAVVPLYQLPPQAIQGQLSEDGSTLVMPLFFNEGADSEQLQEGIEAVEQKTEDIFGSNPFDVAIDDANTLSARVTGPVGISIDASGLFSSADVSLLIATVVLVLVLLLLIYRSPVLAIIPIIAVGFAYMVTSPILGFMADQGWITVDAQSISIMTVLLFGAGTDYCLFMISRFRQILYHEPDKKKALFQAITGSSGAIAMSGFTVVAALLVLLLAEYGAYHRFAVPFSLSIFIMFIASLTLVPALLAIFGRGSFYPFVPRTHDMEVERAKKKGKPAPAPRKIKESWIGRTVITKPWTVLAITLVLLGGLAAFSSQIKFTYDLLSSFPEDVPSREGFTVIGEQFSEGELAPAKIIIDAEGKETDLKQRLEALDYVSKVGEAQQGADNANITAYDVEFNLNPYSMEAMQHIPDLRATAEQALTDAGITGVDSHVWIDGQTAEQYDIEVAGERDASIIIPVVIGMITLLLLLYLRSVVATVYLIATVVLSYFSALGLGWLIIHYGLGADAIQGAIPLYSFVFLVALGEDYNIFMISSIWQKRKTMPLRQAIKEGVGETGSVITSAGLILAGTFAVLATLPIQVLVQFGIITAAGVLLDTFLVRPFMVPAITALLGKWAFWPGKYKPVAEEAGEKQTSSM is encoded by the coding sequence ATGCAAGAAGGATCGGGCTACGGCCGCTGGGTTGCGGGCAAACGAACCAAATGGATTACACTGTTAGTATGGATTATTATTGCGGTTGTACTCGGCGTGTTGTGGCCAGCTGTAGGCGAGCGCGAGACAAATAACGCACAAGACCTGAGTGATTCCAAACCATCGGTACAGGCAGCTGCGATTGCCCAGAGGGAATTTCCAGGCGGGGAAGGCCTCCCGGCATTAATTGTATGGCATCAAGCCGGCGGGCTGACGGATCAGCAGATTGAACAGATTCAGGCGCTGACCGAGCGGTTGGATCAGGATCCGGTAGAGCAGCAGCAAGCGGTTGTGCCGCTGTACCAATTACCGCCACAGGCAATTCAAGGCCAGTTGTCGGAAGACGGAAGTACGCTGGTTATGCCGCTTTTCTTCAATGAAGGTGCAGACTCTGAACAGCTGCAGGAAGGCATAGAGGCAGTTGAACAGAAAACGGAGGACATTTTCGGCTCCAACCCGTTTGACGTAGCCATTGATGATGCCAACACCTTAAGCGCACGGGTCACCGGACCTGTAGGTATATCCATTGATGCAAGCGGACTTTTCTCATCGGCAGACGTATCCCTGTTGATTGCAACAGTGGTTCTCGTTTTGGTACTGCTGCTGCTGATCTACCGTTCCCCGGTACTGGCGATCATCCCCATTATTGCGGTTGGCTTCGCCTACATGGTCACAAGTCCAATTCTTGGATTTATGGCGGATCAGGGCTGGATAACGGTTGATGCACAGTCCATCTCCATCATGACCGTATTATTGTTCGGAGCAGGAACGGACTACTGCCTGTTTATGATCTCCAGATTCCGTCAGATTCTGTACCATGAGCCGGATAAAAAGAAAGCATTGTTCCAGGCCATTACCGGATCATCCGGTGCGATCGCCATGAGTGGATTCACAGTCGTTGCAGCCTTGCTGGTGCTGCTGCTGGCTGAGTACGGTGCATATCATCGTTTTGCCGTTCCATTCAGTTTGTCCATCTTCATCATGTTTATTGCCAGCCTGACGCTGGTTCCGGCACTGCTTGCAATCTTCGGTCGGGGTTCATTCTACCCGTTCGTACCGCGTACGCATGATATGGAAGTGGAGCGCGCCAAGAAAAAAGGCAAACCGGCTCCGGCTCCGCGCAAAATCAAGGAAAGCTGGATTGGCCGCACCGTCATCACCAAGCCATGGACTGTACTGGCCATTACGCTGGTACTGCTCGGTGGACTTGCTGCCTTCTCCAGCCAGATCAAATTCACGTATGACCTGCTGTCTTCCTTCCCGGAAGATGTACCTTCTCGTGAAGGGTTTACGGTCATTGGGGAACAGTTCTCCGAAGGCGAATTGGCCCCAGCCAAGATCATTATTGATGCAGAGGGCAAGGAAACCGATCTGAAGCAGCGTCTCGAAGCATTGGATTACGTAAGCAAGGTGGGTGAAGCTCAGCAGGGTGCTGATAATGCCAACATCACCGCCTATGATGTCGAGTTTAACTTGAATCCATACTCGATGGAGGCCATGCAGCATATTCCGGACCTGCGGGCAACAGCTGAGCAGGCATTGACCGATGCAGGAATCACGGGCGTGGACAGTCATGTCTGGATTGATGGTCAGACTGCAGAGCAATATGACATCGAGGTAGCCGGAGAACGGGATGCAAGCATTATTATTCCGGTTGTCATTGGGATGATCACGCTGCTGCTCTTGTTATACTTGCGCTCTGTGGTCGCTACGGTGTATCTGATCGCCACCGTGGTGCTCTCCTACTTCTCGGCACTTGGACTTGGATGGCTCATCATCCATTATGGGCTTGGTGCAGATGCAATTCAGGGTGCGATTCCGCTGTATTCCTTCGTATTCCTGGTCGCACTGGGTGAGGACTATAACATCTTCATGATCTCAAGCATCTGGCAGAAACGCAAAACGATGCCACTTCGCCAAGCGATCAAGGAAGGTGTAGGTGAAACGGGATCGGTCATTACATCGGCCGGACTGATACTCGCAGGAACATTTGCCGTACTGGCAACACTGCCTATTCAGGTACTGGTGCAGTTCGGGATTATTACGGCAGCGGGTGTGCTGCTGGATACTTTCCTTGTTCGCCCGTTCATGGTGCCTGCCATTACAGCCTTGTTGGGTAAATGGGCATTTTGGCCTGGCAAATACAAGCCTGTCGCCGAGGAAGCAGGCGAGAAGCAAACGTCCTCCATGTAA
- a CDS encoding TetR/AcrR family transcriptional regulator has product MTKKTTPSRSPGRPKAGTDQTSVQSKILMTASQLFMEYGYEPVSLQQIASLCQVTKASIYYHFSSKPELFTVAITRMMAMGRQQTALLLEEPGSLQQRLENVAAAKMQQSHVDTETMMREAESYLSADQLAQIREAETQIFDVLAAHFKQEMDNGHFRTANPMLLAQAFTSLLMLANREDVRTMHGSIGELAHELVALFLNGAVQRK; this is encoded by the coding sequence ATGACTAAAAAAACGACGCCTTCCCGGTCACCAGGAAGACCGAAAGCAGGTACCGATCAGACATCGGTCCAGTCCAAAATACTGATGACTGCTTCGCAGTTATTCATGGAATACGGTTATGAACCCGTCTCCCTTCAGCAGATTGCCTCACTATGCCAAGTGACCAAGGCGTCCATCTATTACCACTTTTCCAGCAAACCCGAGCTCTTCACTGTTGCCATAACACGGATGATGGCCATGGGCAGGCAGCAGACGGCTCTACTTTTGGAAGAGCCCGGATCATTGCAGCAGCGGCTGGAGAATGTCGCTGCAGCCAAAATGCAGCAGTCTCATGTGGATACGGAGACAATGATGCGTGAAGCCGAATCCTATCTGAGTGCCGACCAGCTTGCTCAGATCCGTGAAGCCGAGACCCAGATCTTCGATGTTCTCGCTGCACATTTCAAACAGGAGATGGATAACGGTCATTTTCGGACTGCGAACCCTATGCTGCTCGCCCAGGCGTTTACATCCCTGCTCATGCTGGCGAACCGCGAGGATGTGCGCACGATGCATGGAAGCATTGGAGAGCTGGCGCATGAGCTGGTTGCTTTGTTTTTGAATGGGGCCGTTCAGCGAAAGTGA
- a CDS encoding GNAT family N-acetyltransferase, translating into MSQPTSSPRVPRLLETERIYLRPFETTDVDDYFPGLFDPEMRRLTGTQNSFTRTQVERFVENAGQDDSRLMLLIALQENDQLIGEVVLMDMHAKNRSAHLRIGIDRAEHQGKGYGSEALLLMLDYGFGICNLHRIELEVYAFNERAIQTYEKLGFRREGTRRDVLYYNHQYHDAILMSMLEHEFRERHTTSQMTSPTEQG; encoded by the coding sequence ATGTCCCAACCTACATCATCCCCGCGTGTTCCCCGTCTGCTGGAGACAGAACGCATCTATCTTCGTCCCTTCGAGACGACGGATGTCGATGACTACTTTCCTGGTCTGTTTGACCCTGAGATGCGTAGACTTACAGGAACACAGAACAGCTTTACCCGCACACAAGTGGAACGCTTTGTTGAGAACGCAGGTCAGGATGATTCGCGACTCATGCTGCTCATTGCCTTACAGGAAAATGACCAGCTCATCGGCGAGGTTGTCCTCATGGACATGCATGCCAAGAACCGCAGCGCACACCTGCGAATAGGAATCGATCGTGCAGAGCACCAAGGCAAGGGCTATGGCAGCGAGGCGCTGCTGTTGATGCTAGATTATGGTTTTGGCATCTGTAATCTGCACCGAATTGAGCTTGAAGTGTACGCCTTCAACGAGCGGGCCATTCAAACCTACGAGAAGCTGGGCTTCCGGCGCGAAGGGACACGAAGAGATGTATTGTATTACAATCATCAATATCACGATGCCATTCTGATGAGCATGCTGGAACATGAATTCCGTGAACGGCATACCACTAGTCAGATGACAAGCCCTACGGAGCAAGGTTGA
- a CDS encoding diacylglycerol/lipid kinase family protein, translated as MTFNKALLIHHNHAGKASRVDAVGTATGVLAPAVRELVVVRTDEPGEGEALCRERGEQFDVVFILGGDGTVHECVNGLASLQNPPLIAILPGGTCNDFARSLGLSPDVETAARQLLEGHAVSIDMGRANDRVFTNFFGIGLISDTSQNINSNLKGTLGKLSYFISTLQTINNTEPFHYRMEADGKTMEGEAVMIYAANGRFLGTNSLPFAPDALQDGELDILVIHETGIPLLREILSHKPEGEWQPQNESISYFKASTLFLETDAPMPADTDGELYMKTPAELSVLAGHLTFLTGDVY; from the coding sequence ATGACATTTAACAAAGCGTTGTTAATTCATCACAATCATGCCGGAAAAGCGAGTCGTGTGGATGCTGTAGGTACTGCAACCGGGGTACTTGCGCCTGCCGTTCGTGAGCTTGTTGTTGTACGTACGGATGAACCCGGAGAGGGGGAAGCCTTGTGCCGAGAACGCGGGGAGCAGTTCGATGTCGTTTTTATTTTGGGTGGAGACGGTACGGTGCATGAATGCGTGAACGGACTGGCGAGTCTGCAGAACCCGCCGCTGATTGCGATTTTGCCCGGTGGTACGTGTAATGATTTTGCGCGTTCACTCGGACTGTCACCGGATGTGGAGACTGCGGCACGTCAGCTGCTTGAAGGTCACGCTGTTTCAATCGACATGGGACGGGCCAATGATCGGGTATTCACGAACTTTTTTGGCATCGGATTAATCAGTGATACATCGCAGAATATTAACTCCAACCTGAAGGGTACGCTGGGCAAGCTGAGTTATTTCATCAGTACGCTGCAGACCATTAACAATACGGAGCCTTTTCATTACCGGATGGAGGCGGACGGCAAAACGATGGAAGGCGAAGCCGTCATGATCTATGCGGCTAACGGACGGTTTCTTGGAACGAATTCACTGCCCTTTGCCCCAGATGCGCTGCAAGACGGTGAACTGGACATCCTCGTTATTCATGAGACGGGTATCCCGCTGCTGCGAGAGATTTTGTCCCACAAACCGGAGGGAGAGTGGCAGCCTCAGAATGAAAGTATCAGTTACTTCAAGGCATCAACCCTGTTTCTGGAGACGGATGCTCCTATGCCTGCTGATACGGATGGCGAATTGTACATGAAGACACCCGCCGAGCTGTCGGTGCTGGCGGGTCATCTGACTTTTTTGACCGGGGATGTGTACTAA